The Rattus rattus isolate New Zealand chromosome 1, Rrattus_CSIRO_v1, whole genome shotgun sequence genome includes a region encoding these proteins:
- the Ctnnbip1 gene encoding beta-catenin-interacting protein 1 — MNREGAPGKSPEEMYIQQKVRVLLMLRKMGSNLTASEEEFLRTYAGVVNSQLSQLPQHSIDQGAEDVVMAFSRSETEDRRQ, encoded by the exons ATGAACCGCGAGGGAGCACCCGGGAAGAGTCCGGAGGAGATGTACATTCAGCAGAAGGTCCGCGTGCTGCTCATGCTGAGGAAGATGGGGTCAAAT CTGACTGCCAGCGAGGAGGAATTCCTGCGCACCTATGCAGGGGTCGTCAACAGCCAGCTCAGCCAGCTGCCACAGCACTCCATCGACCAGG GTGCAGAGGATGTGGTGATGGCGTTTTCCAGATCGGAGACGGAAGACCGGAGGCAGTAG